The Mercenaria mercenaria strain notata chromosome 6, MADL_Memer_1, whole genome shotgun sequence genome contains the following window.
TAACATCAATGTGCATAGAGAGTTTTACAGACTACCAGAAGATACTCTTCAGGtaattacaaatatttgttaattGAAGGAGGTTTTAATAGTTTCtgttgcatattatttataaaaatcaagGTAAACTGCTCATAGCTGCCTGGCTAGCTTGAAGAGCCAAGGATTCAGGTGCGGCGGGTCATGGGTTTAAGTCCTGGTAGTGACAACTTCCTGCCACTTTTCAGGGAGTTGGCATGTACTTGTAAGAAACCAAGGAGCCTATAAATGACTCTGACTCAGTTACAATGTTACACCACGAAAAAGGTAAACTGCCTGCctgtatataactgaaatatggcTGTGAGACGGTTGAAAaccaaacacaaaaaaataaatctatacCTATGCAAATGAAGTTTGGGGAATATATACAATGTAGGAGTCACAGTCAGTTGGTTGGTTAATGGGTTGGTAGGTCGGTTGGTCTGTCTGCATTTTCGTGCGCACGAACTTCTTCCACTCTTTTGAAGGCATTGCAATGAAACTTTATGCACATGATCACTATGAAGTGTAGATATAtgtgacctatttttttctcGGTCTCTTAAGTCTTTGCACTGTTATAGCCCTTTAATGATTTTTACACTATTAAATAATCTTGTGGCGCAAACTACTTCCACTGTTACGAAGTTTTGACATACTATTTGCCCAGGTCAGTTTCTGCTTTCCTGAATTACCTGCCTTTGAACATagacaaaatacaaatgtatgtgcATTATTACTTCAGATGgatatatctcagtaactactgaaaggattcatttgaaaatttatttgtcTTCAGTTGTCTCGGCAACTAATGATGATATGGATTTATGTTTTCAACAGtatgaaatagtcatgttagatatcTTGTTTTTTAACTGTTCACTTAACATGCTTAAGTCTTTGCAGAGTTATTCCCCATTATTCATTGACTGTAATATAGTCTATAAGAAAACTCTGCATGAAGTGCTACAATGCCTCTGGTGTGATCCAGTGCTACAACGCCAACTCAAAAAGGTTCAAGCCCGCACATGGTCACCACTGTTATAATTTTCCGTTTATACAGTGCTGTACCATTTTACATCATGCTGTAAAATACTGTAAAGTATTCttgtttcaaaaagaaaagataacCACAATATTAGCACTGTCGGGAAAATTACTACTTAAAGTCAgtacttagaaaatatattttaggtTGCTAAAATCAGCAAGATCCTTCTGGAGATGGAGCGGGGTAACATACACCTGTTCAAAGGGAAAAGTCTTGATGACATACAGTTAGATCAGGAAGGTAATGTCCTTAAAAATGATGTCTGTCCTTCATAACTTCCTGAATTTAAAAACAACTAGAAAAGTGCTTGTATTTGAGTTTGAAAAGTACTGTTTTTATGAAAGTTATATGTGCAcctagaaatatttaaatttgttacattttttaagAACCTCTAGAGGAGGATAAAGAAACAGAGGCAGCAACAAAAGATTCTGAAAGGGATGTTGGTGGTGAAAGCCATGCAGTTGCCACAGCTGAGAACATACTAGAAACAGAACAAAGTAAAAAAGGAGGTAAGGGGATACAACTTGTTAAAATACATACacaatagatacatgtattttgagctcATGTAGTCAGGTCCTCACAAATATTTGGTGTGTATAGATATTTTGTATCACCAGAAAATAATTCTGACTTCCATACCTTCCTAGGAGAAaaaaaacttcacatttgtctttATTATATCTTTCAGTAAGACAGCGTTTAGCTTGGCTGTTTTCAAGGAAAAAGTCGAGGTACTGTCATAGCTTTGGTGTTGTCTGTGTCTGCTTGAGtacaaaattattattacttCATGGATTTGGTTCATATTTACACACAACAATCCTTAGGACAAGACCTTCATACTGACCTATTAATAGATGACCCTGACCTTCAAATGACCTTAAcacttaaaacctcaaaaaagtcatattttaacattactttgTGTAACTTGTTCATTTCTTGATGGATTTACTGCATATTCACACACAACAACTGTGGTGACAAGACCTTCACATTGAGATATTaataggtgaccttgaccttcaaatgACCATGACCTTTAGACTTAAAACCTTAAAAGtcatattttacaaaaagatgcaaaactgcactttttatgctttaaacatggccagtgatgttagaaatcaacttactgatgctctaaaggcataacccccttatctgtaataattttttgacaaaaaaataatttccgaaaagtctcccttcatacaaaaatatcaaaaaaaaaaaaaaaattccgacctacctaccctaatttttttgagcatgttaccggaaacaaagaatttttaggccttagtaacataataaagtatgtatgaattttactgtttcattttaccatgcatggcattttgtcattttctactcttaataagcagtgcatgtagaataaatgatttcaatgtgttagttatgtttaaagtcacttatttttcatttaaagcaacACAGTACACTAATACTGAATGAATATTATACTGATTTTCTGTATGTGTCCCCTGTTCATCTGCaatataactcaattttgagttgaaaattttagaaattaagattaCTGGACAGTCTTGAGATTTggcatgttttaaacattcaaaatttgagaaaaaagaaaaggttttaaaataatatgttaattaattttcattaagcGACAACTTTcctaggtaaaattttattttcaagtcaGATGTGTGCAGAAAggctgattttaaaaaccaatgttcacaaacatttgattgaataagtttcaaaccatacacattacacctattacttatcatatatgttgaaaatttAACTGCTAATATTTCcttatcataaaacactgcaacatttatcacccatcatactgcaattgaaattctttgaactttcaaattaaaggctgaaatattttctgataggtttttctcaacactttcccaaagttatttccttgaaatttgaagtatttgctatcataataaataggtgaccaccataagaaataggtttgaattttcaacccctatgtctcacttttgcttcattattttgaaaaccacccaaatatagaacaatctgaacgtcgaattattttgactaagttggaataggtaaaggtaaaggtaatttttatttaccgttgctttgtgaaacaattaacataagctccgTAGAGCTTTTTAGCGACCCTTTTTCAAGAACAGTTAAATACACAGAGCTAACTTAATTAtgttttactgttacagtaagTAATAATTAACAATTCATTAAACCCAGAGGATACATCTCATTACAGCAACTtttgtacataatatatgtaaacatatatattaaaaaatctgtaaattacgCCTCTAGTGCGAttcaaacccacattgatgaggggcaagtgatttgaagccagagactttaaccacttggccacactCACAGTGCCCCCTCACACCAAAATGAAGGTGAAAGATTGAACTATACCATGCTACTATCTTAATAACAATTTGTGCATCATTattcttttaagataacaaaatatgtaaaagttacTTTAAGTCTATGGTTATCTTCAAACAGGTTCAAATCTCTTAAAcactaataaaacttttttatgcaGTTTAAGTCTCTTCACTTTTAGACTTCTGATAGCAAGTATAAGTATACCTAATTCTGTAattgaaatattattgaaatgtgaatgcaaattggaaaatatgatgaacatgatgaatttctttctattttgtctCTTTGAACCCTCATTTTATTATTCTGCACATGTGCATGTCTAAGTAACTATACTAAATTAAAAAGTAgattaaaataaacacattttagaaaGATATGCAAAACaccttttttatgcaaaactatTTGGtggtatattgaaattaaaaagcagaatggaaTGGTTTGTGTTAATAGGCAAATTCTCTTTCTTCTTACTTATTCAAATTCCCTTTCTTCTTACTTATTCTATATGCATGTCAGATTtcactggtattttttttttcaaatattattaaaatggtcttacattaaatgattttaagctcatct
Protein-coding sequences here:
- the LOC123559803 gene encoding uncharacterized protein LOC123559803, translating into MDADGKSIVNNTAEDTIQETEQSLEKLTGPVEDDKIEETEVMDADGESSVNNTAEDTIQETEQSKQSIISQMINLKENELDTEAGFLGHNINVHREFYRLPEDTLQVAKISKILLEMERGNIHLFKGKSLDDIQLDQEEPLEEDKETEAATKDSERDVGGESHAVATAENILETEQSKKGGKGIQLVKIHTQ